The proteins below are encoded in one region of Desertibacillus haloalkaliphilus:
- a CDS encoding family 1 glycosylhydrolase, which translates to VDLFVKFANVCFERYKHDVKYWLTFNEIDSIHRHSFITAGIIPDRCPEGKEEETVYQALHHQFIASALVTADCHRIIPGSQVGCMLTKLTTYPHTCHPNDVERALKQNLENYFYADVQVFG; encoded by the coding sequence GTTGATCTCTTTGTTAAGTTCGCCAATGTATGTTTTGAACGCTATAAACATGATGTGAAATATTGGCTGACCTTTAATGAAATAGATAGTATTCACCGCCACTCTTTTATTACAGCAGGAATTATTCCTGATCGCTGTCCAGAAGGGAAAGAGGAAGAGACGGTTTATCAAGCACTCCATCATCAATTCATTGCCTCTGCACTCGTAACAGCAGATTGTCATCGCATCATACCAGGCAGTCAAGTAGGGTGTATGCTGACAAAATTAACAACGTATCCGCACACTTGTCATCCGAATGATGTGGAGCGGGCATTGAAACAAAACTTAGAAAACTATTTCTATGCAGATGTTCAGGTATTTGG